The proteins below are encoded in one region of Roseovarius bejariae:
- a CDS encoding N-formylglutamate amidohydrolase, which translates to MPKAAFHLTHPERRTTSVVFASPHSGRDYAWSFLRKTALDQHQVRSSEDAFVDQLFEAAPRLGAPLLKAGAPRAYVDLNRSADELDPALIEGVGKLRHNPRVASGLGVIPRVVANGRAIYRGKLPRAEAERRIETYWRPYHEALAGQLDQAHLMFGQSILVDCHSMPHEAMESVVRMGAKRPEVVLGDRFGASASDEVVSRIEAAFQAAGLTVVRNTPFAGAFIAQHYGRPSRNRHAVQIEIDRALYMNEQLIRPNGNFGAFKRLLEGVIAELVEVGRPKAASLAAE; encoded by the coding sequence ATGCCAAAGGCCGCATTTCATCTGACGCACCCCGAACGGCGGACCACCAGCGTGGTCTTTGCCTCGCCCCACAGCGGGCGGGATTATGCATGGTCTTTCCTGCGCAAAACGGCGCTCGACCAGCATCAGGTGCGGTCGTCGGAAGATGCCTTTGTGGATCAGCTTTTCGAAGCGGCGCCGCGGTTGGGGGCGCCTTTGCTGAAGGCCGGGGCGCCGCGCGCCTATGTGGATCTGAACCGCAGCGCCGATGAATTGGACCCGGCTCTGATCGAAGGGGTCGGCAAGCTGCGGCACAATCCGCGTGTGGCCTCGGGGTTGGGGGTGATTCCCCGCGTGGTGGCCAATGGCCGGGCGATTTACCGTGGCAAGCTGCCGCGCGCCGAGGCGGAGCGGCGTATCGAGACCTATTGGCGCCCCTATCACGAGGCGCTGGCCGGGCAGTTGGACCAGGCGCACCTGATGTTCGGGCAGTCGATTCTGGTGGATTGTCATTCGATGCCGCACGAGGCGATGGAGTCGGTCGTGCGGATGGGGGCGAAGCGGCCCGAGGTTGTCCTGGGTGACAGGTTCGGCGCGTCGGCCAGTGACGAGGTGGTCAGCCGGATCGAGGCGGCCTTCCAGGCGGCGGGTTTGACCGTGGTGCGCAACACGCCCTTTGCCGGGGCTTTCATCGCGCAGCATTATGGCCGCCCCTCGCGCAATCGCCATGCCGTGCAGATCGAGATCGACCGCGCGCTTTACATGAACGAACAGTTGATCCGCCCGAATGGCAATTTCGGCGCGTTCAAGCGGTTGCTGGAGGGGGTGATCGCGGAGCTGGTCGAGGTTGGTCGCCCCAAGGCCGCGTCGCTGGCCGCCGAATAA